The DNA window TTTAAAAGAAATTGCAGATGAATTGGTCAGAGTATAGCGGAAGCATTGATTTAACCAGAATCAAATATATATACCTCTGTTCCTTTAGTAAAAATAAAGAACCCTAGCCACGTtgggtggctctgataccacatgtaagaatTACATAAGAATTAACCTAACAATATTACCAACGCAGTGTTAGGATTACCAACATGAACAAAAAGATCAGTAACAACCAAATCATAGCATCACATTAATCGCAAGGATGACTTACCTGATGGAGTCGCCATTAAATGAATAACAAAAGTAGTCCTCTACTTCCAGCACACAACAACGATCTCTACTATTGAATAGGGTTTAGTTTTGAAAATCTAATTGTGTGGAAGCAGGGACTTCCtcagttgatatatatatatgtatgtatgtatgtatgtatgtatgatcCTCACTTTATCATATTAGAGTTTCACTAAAACTAGCCTATTATCAGTAAGAGTGATAATCTCTCTCTTCAATAAGATTAAGTCTCATCATGACTCTCATTCCTTGTATTTACTTAATAAAGGCCCTTAATTGATTGCATGTAATTAGGACTCCAATATATTTATTTCCTTAAGGCACCGAGAATCCTACAAATTTTATTAACTTGTATGCCAAGTCAATTATTCTCTCAATAATTCTTGGCATAattcattgtcattcataaaATGGTTTTACATTTTGTCACATTGGGTACTTCCCCGTGCCGGTACAGCTTCGCCAGCCAAAAATCCCCAAGCCTCCCTCTCATCTCCACGTTTAGCAAAATACTGCTCGACTTGATGTCTCTGTGAACAACCATCTGGTCCCACCCGTGGTGGAGATAATTCAGCCCCTCCGCCACATCCACCACCACGCGCTGCCGTTTCTCCCACCCCATAACAGTCTTGGGCTTGCCGAAAATCCACCCATCTAGGCTCTCGTTGGGCTTGTAATCGTACACCAGCATCAACTCGTTCCCCTTCTGCACAAACCCCGCAATTGGACCAAGTTCTTGTGCTGCAGCCGTCCCATGCTCGCGATCTCCGCCATGAACGAAGGAGGTGGAGAAGGAGGCTACGGAGCTGGAGTTGGAAGTGGGTTTCATGGGGATTTTGGTTGGGTGGAAGACGTGGCCGAAGGTGTACATATTGGTGTAGTCTGTGAGGAAGATGGCGGCAGCGTCCAATTGGGCGTCGTTGATGAGGATGAGGTCGGTGCCTTTGGTGATGTTGGAGAAGGAGTTGAAGAGAAAGTCGAGAGCGGAAATGggagagaagaagaggaggaggaggaggagggctgAGAAGGTTGCCATGATCCGTTCAGACTCCAGTATTTTCAGAGTATAAAGCCGAGCTAGCTAGGACcttataaattaaaattctcTAGTCGCTTATGTCGTTTTTTCAACGCCTGGAGGTGATCCTCCGACTAATCTATCATCTCAGTCTAGAGTTGGCAGCGAATGGGTTTAGCAGGTCATTCAAATTCAATCTGTTAAGTTTGCGGCTGGAAACAATTGGACCCTGGAATGACGCATTATGTTCATACGTGTTATGTTCATAAGGTTTATAGCCAGTGGGAGACTCAATATTATGTCCATACAAATCGCAATGTAAagcaacttacataaaacaagTTTATTGTGACATGGCACCCCCACTCCATTTATACAATAGTGAAGCTTAGATTAATCATTAGTGATCAATATATATTGTTATAACTTATAACCAATCAAATGTtacttatataatatatataaaatttgcaGAGTTTATTGCAAATAGCAAATTCAACAAAGatgtaatatatcaaaatgttaACACTTAACGAAATTGCATGTAAATCACAAAAAACTGACTTGATCGTTGCAGATAGAGGCTTGCAGAGCAATCTCCTAAGACAGAAATACGCCCCTACACCAGTGCAGTAGTTCAAAGGACGTCTATCTTGCAGGATACAACTATCTAATCCAAGTTCTTGCACACGAACTTGGATTCTTGACGAATTGGTAGTGTTGTTCTCTATAAGGAGTAAAAGGAGCGATTGGATTGATCTATTTCGTTTCTGAGCGGACTGCCATATATATAATGGCTTAACTTGAACAAACGCAACCGTTCATCCTTATCAGTTACAAAACTGACGTAACTGTTCCCTTAGTTTTATCCTTTTGGAAAAACTGTTCCCTTAGTTTTATCCTTTTGGAAAAACTGAATCCAAAAATTCAAAACgaaaaaataaaacttgtgTTTTTCCGTCAATCCaagcccaaggcccatctttgacATTTAATATATACACCCAAACCTTCATTTGTAAGGTCCAAGATCCATAGCTTTAGCCCAATTCTTTTCAAACCATAAAGGAGGGAAAACACTTATAAAGAGGACTT is part of the Malus domestica chromosome 12, GDT2T_hap1 genome and encodes:
- the LOC114820119 gene encoding L-type lectin-domain containing receptor kinase S.1-like, producing MATFSALLLLLLFFSPISALDFLFNSFSNITKGTDLILINDAQLDAAAIFLTDYTNMYTFGHVFHPTKIPMKPTSNSSSVASFSTSFVHGGDREHGTAAAQELGPIAGFVQKGNELMLVYDYKPNESLDGWIFGKPKTVMGWEKRQRVVVDVAEGLNYLHHGWDQMVVHRDIKSSSILLNVEMRGRLGDFWLAKLYRHGEVPNVTKCKTIL